One genomic segment of Roseivirga misakiensis includes these proteins:
- a CDS encoding CRTAC1 family protein, which translates to MRGRFFILILATLLLAYSCGSEAVKKEASENQYMIDLLDEQHGKVNPLDLQYYYNTKRANAYDSMRKAKGPASSDYMLLTYWYFRETLNSGNTEKAILGIEDFKKELAAKNKTLSAQDESFFNRLLAVSYIRLGEQENCIINHSSASCILPIQADGIHTKTQGSEKAIEVLEDMLKKSPNDLELRWLLNISYQTLGRYPDDVPTEHLIPIESFSAQNDLDIPRFTDMAPNLGVATRGLAGGSITEDFNNDGLLDVLVTSSGFTESDQMRYYVNNGKGGFDDMTSTAGLDGLVGGLNCVQTDYNNDGFVDIFVMRGGWFGEWGKHPNSLLRNNGDNTFTDVTKEAGILSFNPTQTSVWADFNNDGWVDVFIGNETNVDRRNLTRDSKFKIHEAEFYLNKKDGTFANIASSIGLRFTSLIKGATAIDANNDNLMDLYVSIMGGQNKLLINQGDLKFKDETIAYNAPEPFVSFPVGSFDYNNDGFEDLFICGYSTSNNTLSYETAYELLGNRPSAALPKLYRNNGDGSFTDVTKEAKMNHSIYGMGFNYGDLDNDGFLDIYFGTGDPSFESIIPNRMFKNIDGKYFEEVTFQGGFSNIQKGHGISWADMDNDGDQDIYITMGGAHEGDVYQNLLLVNPMSENNWINIQLVGETSNKKAIGAKVHIVTSNQQHIYRTVSSGASFGGNSYDLEIGLGNANQIDLIEVTWPSTGKTQTFNKIEINTHVKIMESGSTIEKRTVPKINFAMDANMVSQHEHE; encoded by the coding sequence ATGAGGGGAAGGTTTTTTATTTTGATTTTAGCCACATTATTACTGGCTTATTCTTGTGGATCAGAAGCTGTCAAAAAAGAGGCTAGTGAGAATCAATACATGATCGACCTCCTCGATGAACAACACGGGAAAGTAAATCCTCTTGATCTTCAATACTATTACAATACCAAAAGAGCCAATGCTTATGATTCTATGAGAAAAGCAAAGGGCCCTGCCTCCTCTGACTATATGCTTCTCACCTATTGGTACTTTAGAGAGACGCTCAACAGCGGTAATACTGAAAAAGCCATACTTGGAATAGAGGATTTCAAAAAAGAGTTAGCGGCGAAGAATAAAACCCTAAGCGCTCAAGATGAATCCTTCTTTAATAGACTTTTGGCCGTGTCATACATCAGACTAGGCGAACAAGAAAATTGTATCATCAATCACAGTTCGGCCTCGTGTATTTTACCTATCCAAGCCGATGGCATCCATACCAAAACGCAGGGCTCGGAAAAGGCCATTGAGGTATTGGAAGACATGCTAAAAAAGTCACCAAATGACTTAGAACTAAGGTGGCTTTTAAATATATCTTATCAAACCCTAGGACGCTACCCTGATGATGTGCCTACCGAACATCTTATTCCAATAGAATCTTTCAGTGCTCAAAATGACTTGGATATACCGAGGTTTACGGATATGGCACCCAATTTAGGTGTAGCAACCAGAGGTTTAGCAGGAGGATCTATTACAGAAGACTTCAATAATGATGGCCTTTTGGATGTTCTAGTAACATCTAGTGGTTTTACTGAAAGTGACCAAATGAGATATTACGTTAACAATGGTAAAGGGGGCTTTGACGATATGACAAGCACCGCAGGCTTAGATGGATTAGTTGGCGGTCTAAATTGCGTTCAGACTGACTATAACAACGACGGGTTTGTAGATATTTTTGTAATGCGCGGAGGTTGGTTCGGAGAATGGGGTAAACACCCAAACTCTCTGCTAAGAAACAACGGTGACAATACTTTTACGGATGTTACTAAAGAAGCTGGAATTTTGTCCTTTAACCCAACTCAAACCTCTGTTTGGGCCGACTTTAATAACGACGGCTGGGTCGATGTATTCATTGGAAACGAGACGAATGTCGATAGGAGGAATTTAACTCGAGACAGTAAATTTAAAATTCACGAGGCCGAATTCTACTTAAACAAGAAAGATGGAACATTCGCCAACATTGCCTCTTCTATCGGGCTCAGGTTTACAAGCTTAATCAAAGGAGCAACTGCCATAGACGCCAACAACGATAATCTTATGGACCTGTATGTTTCAATTATGGGTGGTCAAAATAAGTTACTGATCAATCAGGGTGACTTGAAATTTAAAGATGAAACGATCGCCTACAATGCGCCTGAACCATTTGTGAGCTTCCCTGTCGGCTCCTTCGATTATAATAATGACGGCTTCGAGGATTTATTCATATGTGGCTATAGCACTAGTAACAATACGCTTTCTTATGAAACAGCTTACGAGTTACTCGGCAATAGACCATCGGCTGCTTTGCCCAAACTTTACAGGAATAATGGCGACGGCTCTTTTACTGATGTTACAAAAGAGGCAAAAATGAATCACTCCATTTACGGCATGGGCTTTAATTATGGTGACTTAGATAACGATGGCTTTTTAGATATCTACTTCGGTACTGGAGACCCAAGTTTTGAGAGCATTATCCCAAATAGAATGTTCAAAAATATTGATGGTAAATACTTTGAAGAAGTAACGTTTCAAGGTGGCTTTTCAAACATTCAAAAAGGACATGGTATTAGCTGGGCTGATATGGATAACGACGGCGATCAAGACATATATATTACTATGGGGGGTGCCCATGAAGGCGATGTATATCAGAACCTGCTCTTGGTAAATCCGATGAGTGAGAATAACTGGATTAACATTCAACTTGTCGGAGAAACGTCAAATAAGAAGGCGATTGGTGCTAAGGTTCACATTGTAACTTCCAATCAGCAACACATTTACAGAACAGTTTCTAGTGGTGCCAGCTTTGGTGGCAATAGTTACGACCTAGAAATTGGCCTTGGTAATGCAAACCAGATCGACCTTATTGAGGTGACCTGGCCATCAACAGGTAAAACACAAACTTTCAATAAAATTGAAATAAATACACACGTGAAAATCATGGAATCAGGTTCAACTATTGAAAAAAGAACTGTGCCAAAGATTAACTTCGCTATGGATGCTAATATGGTAAGTCAACATGAGCATGAATAA
- a CDS encoding helix-turn-helix transcriptional regulator, with translation MNRIDRLTAILVHLQSKKVVTAQEIANRFDISLRTVYRDVRSLEEAGVPLGAEAGKGYFIMEGYHLPPVMFTSEEANALVIGSKLIERQTDKSIKQHFQEAMFKIKSVLKSNEKEGLEKLESQIRVASIPQMESEDFPNNFLATIQRALVDQCVLEFKYFSNYTGDFNVRQVEPIGLTFYGGHWHLLAFCRLRQAPRDFRVDRLVKLQMLEETFETTPTRVESFMEEILRGNELSEVEISIDAQVARFISTQKYYQGFVSEYEKEGRIQMKFLVPGLEYFARWLISFGNAVEVVSPESLKPILLNLVDELNKHYK, from the coding sequence ATGAATCGGATAGACCGCCTTACTGCTATTTTAGTCCACTTACAATCTAAGAAAGTTGTCACTGCACAAGAGATTGCGAATCGGTTTGATATAAGCTTAAGAACGGTTTATAGAGATGTACGGTCTTTGGAGGAGGCAGGTGTGCCATTGGGCGCAGAAGCTGGTAAAGGTTACTTTATAATGGAGGGCTATCACTTGCCGCCAGTAATGTTCACTTCCGAAGAAGCCAATGCACTGGTCATTGGTTCAAAACTTATTGAACGCCAAACAGACAAATCCATCAAGCAGCATTTCCAAGAGGCCATGTTTAAAATTAAAAGCGTTTTGAAGTCCAACGAAAAAGAAGGTTTAGAAAAACTCGAATCTCAAATCCGAGTAGCCAGTATTCCACAAATGGAAAGTGAAGATTTTCCGAATAATTTTTTGGCTACCATACAAAGAGCCCTAGTAGACCAATGTGTTTTAGAGTTTAAATATTTTTCGAATTACACGGGCGATTTTAATGTGCGACAAGTGGAACCGATCGGTCTTACTTTTTACGGAGGTCATTGGCATCTCCTAGCTTTTTGTCGCCTGAGGCAAGCACCACGAGATTTTCGTGTCGATCGATTGGTAAAACTTCAAATGCTAGAAGAAACCTTTGAAACCACGCCTACAAGAGTAGAAAGTTTTATGGAAGAGATTTTAAGAGGTAATGAACTCTCTGAAGTCGAAATTAGTATTGATGCACAAGTGGCTAGATTTATTTCTACTCAAAAATATTATCAAGGTTTTGTAAGCGAGTATGAAAAGGAAGGCCGTATTCAAATGAAATTTCTAGTTCCTGGGTTAGAGTACTTCGCCCGGTGGCTTATTTCCTTTGGAAATGCAGTCGAAGTGGTTTCACCAGAAAGCCTTAAACCCATCTTGCTGAACCTCGTCGACGAACTCAACAAACACTACAAATAA
- a CDS encoding sodium:solute symporter: MNILDYAIIILYIGGFLYLGYRFKNQSDKNDYYLGGRSFGWFPLAMSTAATQLSAVSFISAPAFVGLKEGGGMIWLTYEFAVPLAMIFLMVVLVPTFYKSGIVSVYEFLERRFDASTRVLLSIVFQVSRAFGTGVMIYTVAIILESVMEIPMWQSIVLIGIVTIIYSLQGGMKAVVYGDMLQMIILFIGIIVCFGFGLHYLGGWGSFLDKVDTERLTAVDFSSFGFSGDQFGFWPMLVGGFFLYASYYGTDQSQVQRLLSASSDKTMKQTLLANGLMRFPITLAYCIMGLVIGTLALSQTDFISLIPSDTPDRMIPIFIRDYLPNGVIGILIVAIFSAAMSSLSSAINSLSAASVEDLFARGKNLDERQYMKLSKITALFWGGVCVVVAFFVGDIADTVIEAINKVGSVSFGPILAIFVAAILVKKINGIGANVGLLTGVALNVYMWLAVPEIFWFWWNAIGAIVAFIVAYVVSVLKPNTSGEQMSIEPINFKQKSVYVLIAFFVLIVLISVVFPYLF; encoded by the coding sequence ATGAACATCCTCGATTACGCTATTATCATCCTCTACATAGGCGGCTTTCTGTACTTAGGTTACCGTTTTAAAAATCAATCCGACAAAAATGACTATTACTTAGGAGGCAGAAGTTTTGGCTGGTTTCCTTTAGCCATGAGTACAGCGGCCACACAGCTGTCGGCTGTTAGTTTTATTTCTGCTCCGGCGTTCGTAGGCCTGAAAGAGGGTGGAGGAATGATATGGCTGACCTACGAGTTTGCCGTGCCACTTGCTATGATTTTCTTAATGGTAGTTTTGGTGCCCACTTTCTATAAATCAGGAATAGTAAGCGTTTATGAGTTCCTAGAACGCCGTTTCGACGCGAGTACGCGTGTCTTATTAAGCATTGTATTTCAAGTGAGCCGGGCATTTGGTACCGGCGTTATGATCTATACGGTAGCAATAATTCTAGAAAGCGTCATGGAAATACCCATGTGGCAAAGCATTGTTTTAATCGGTATTGTCACCATTATCTATTCTTTGCAAGGTGGTATGAAGGCCGTAGTCTATGGCGATATGCTTCAGATGATCATACTATTTATAGGTATCATTGTCTGCTTTGGTTTTGGACTTCATTACCTAGGCGGTTGGGGAAGTTTCTTAGATAAAGTCGATACAGAACGTTTGACGGCAGTTGACTTTTCATCCTTTGGCTTTAGTGGTGATCAGTTCGGTTTTTGGCCCATGTTGGTCGGAGGGTTTTTTCTGTATGCCTCTTATTATGGAACAGACCAAAGTCAAGTACAACGGCTGCTATCAGCGAGTAGCGATAAAACCATGAAGCAAACCCTTCTGGCTAATGGTCTTATGCGCTTCCCAATCACGCTAGCATACTGTATTATGGGGTTAGTGATAGGAACGCTCGCGTTGTCCCAAACCGATTTTATTTCCTTAATTCCGAGCGATACACCTGATAGAATGATTCCAATTTTTATCAGAGATTATCTTCCAAATGGAGTTATTGGTATTCTGATCGTGGCGATTTTCTCAGCAGCAATGTCCTCTTTAAGTTCAGCCATTAATTCCCTAAGTGCGGCTTCAGTGGAAGATTTATTTGCTCGCGGCAAAAACTTGGATGAGCGACAGTACATGAAGCTCTCTAAAATTACCGCACTCTTTTGGGGCGGGGTTTGTGTAGTTGTAGCCTTTTTTGTGGGTGATATTGCTGATACTGTAATTGAAGCCATTAACAAAGTTGGTTCAGTCTCCTTCGGACCAATACTCGCTATTTTCGTGGCCGCAATTCTTGTAAAAAAGATCAATGGCATTGGAGCAAATGTTGGTTTATTGACAGGAGTTGCGCTAAATGTATATATGTGGCTGGCAGTTCCAGAGATTTTTTGGTTTTGGTGGAACGCAATTGGAGCCATAGTGGCGTTTATAGTAGCTTATGTGGTTAGCGTTTTAAAACCCAATACTTCGGGTGAGCAAATGTCAATCGAGCCGATCAATTTCAAACAAAAGAGTGTTTATGTACTGATCGCTTTCTTCGTTTTGATCGTCTTAATTTCGGTAGTCTTTCCTTACTTATTCTAA
- a CDS encoding GyrI-like domain-containing protein produces the protein MMTLEKLNLQQAYPEYYKATTKPKIVNLEPYNYITISGVCAPEDQKFISSVEEIYGLAYHIKFISKANDLDFVVPKMEGFWWVTGELPFEDTPRQDWHWKIMFRMPDFVGKTEFDLALNQLIAAGKATNEHDYVFEEIHEGLSAQVLHIGSYDQEAETLEKLYEFIEREGYQIAGYHHEIYLSDPRKTAKEKLKTILRYAIR, from the coding sequence ATGATGACATTAGAAAAGCTAAACTTACAACAGGCATACCCAGAGTACTATAAAGCAACGACTAAACCCAAAATAGTCAACCTCGAGCCTTATAATTACATCACAATATCTGGAGTCTGTGCGCCAGAAGATCAAAAATTCATAAGCTCGGTAGAGGAAATTTATGGACTAGCCTATCATATTAAGTTTATTAGTAAGGCGAATGATTTAGATTTCGTAGTGCCTAAAATGGAGGGCTTTTGGTGGGTAACTGGCGAATTACCATTTGAAGATACACCACGACAAGACTGGCATTGGAAAATTATGTTCAGGATGCCTGATTTTGTTGGGAAAACAGAATTTGATTTAGCCTTAAACCAATTGATTGCAGCAGGAAAAGCCACCAATGAACATGACTATGTTTTCGAAGAAATTCATGAGGGGCTATCTGCACAGGTTTTACACATAGGGTCTTATGATCAAGAGGCAGAGACCTTAGAGAAGTTGTATGAATTCATAGAAAGAGAGGGATATCAAATCGCTGGCTATCACCATGAGATTTATTTAAGCGATCCACGCAAAACAGCTAAAGAAAAGCTAAAAACTATTTTGCGCTACGCCATTAGATAA
- a CDS encoding glycerate kinase family protein, with protein sequence MQVLVCPDKFKGSLSANEVCNAIEKGIKRYSKDIDVVKLPLADGGEGTLDLLEQHMSLERINLVVNDPLFRPISTYYLKDQTRAFIEMSKASGLQLLKDHERNPLNTSSFGTGELIAHALGQNVTEIYLLIGGSATNDGGAGMAEALGFQFITKDGMASKVAGGSLNRLTQVDPSKADQRIENVKFTVLSDVQNVLTGSNGASYVYGAQKGANEIAIEKLDAGLANLASILENGHELHPGAGAAGGLGYGAMSFLKAELVSGIEAIMDVVDFFEYAKDADLIITGEGKMDNQTSEGKVVSGVIQFGKNNNIPIGILCGVFESDNALGSSEMILQISDLAQNIDDAMTNASQYLETLAFQMISDFV encoded by the coding sequence ATGCAAGTTCTTGTTTGCCCTGATAAGTTTAAAGGTTCCCTTTCAGCTAACGAAGTATGTAATGCCATTGAAAAGGGCATAAAACGTTATTCTAAAGACATTGATGTTGTAAAATTACCTCTAGCTGACGGTGGGGAAGGTACACTCGACCTTTTAGAACAACATATGTCACTAGAGCGGATAAATCTCGTTGTAAATGACCCACTGTTCCGACCGATATCTACTTACTATTTAAAGGATCAGACTAGGGCATTCATAGAAATGTCTAAAGCTTCTGGGTTACAACTCTTAAAAGACCATGAAAGAAACCCGTTGAATACCTCTTCCTTTGGTACGGGTGAACTAATCGCACATGCACTTGGGCAAAATGTAACAGAAATATATTTGCTGATTGGTGGAAGCGCTACGAATGATGGGGGAGCTGGTATGGCAGAAGCCCTTGGATTTCAATTCATAACAAAAGATGGGATGGCTTCGAAAGTTGCTGGAGGTTCACTAAACAGATTGACCCAAGTTGACCCTAGCAAAGCTGACCAAAGGATCGAAAATGTAAAGTTTACAGTTTTATCAGATGTTCAGAATGTATTGACGGGAAGCAACGGGGCATCTTATGTTTATGGTGCTCAAAAAGGGGCAAATGAAATTGCAATTGAAAAGCTAGACGCTGGCCTAGCAAACTTAGCGTCAATTCTGGAAAATGGACACGAGTTACACCCGGGTGCTGGTGCTGCGGGCGGATTGGGCTATGGCGCAATGAGTTTCCTAAAAGCCGAACTAGTCTCAGGAATTGAAGCCATTATGGATGTTGTCGACTTCTTTGAATATGCTAAAGATGCCGATCTGATTATAACCGGAGAAGGTAAAATGGATAACCAAACTAGTGAAGGCAAGGTCGTTTCGGGCGTTATTCAGTTTGGGAAAAATAATAATATACCGATCGGTATATTATGTGGTGTTTTTGAATCGGATAATGCACTTGGCAGTTCTGAAATGATACTGCAAATCAGTGATTTGGCACAAAATATTGATGACGCCATGACGAACGCATCGCAATACCTCGAAACACTGGCTTTTCAGATGATTAGTGACTTCGTTTAG
- a CDS encoding methyltransferase family protein, whose product MWLDHLVLFLGWGLFYSLHSILLMEKVKSRIGLKPRTYRLLYNLLSFILMVAVLFIGAIIPSPLIIKPTPMAFYIGLMLSTVGIFVIKRAFRNYSTGAFLGFKKESEHPTLNVEGLQSKVRHPLYTGTIMIFVGYLIYNPLLSSAVTLLALIIYLPIGIRLEEQKLIDKFGDEYQTYKRNVPAIFPRITFFKN is encoded by the coding sequence ATGTGGTTAGATCATCTGGTCTTATTTTTAGGCTGGGGGTTATTTTACTCCCTTCACAGCATCTTACTTATGGAGAAGGTGAAAAGTCGTATTGGCCTTAAGCCGAGGACTTATCGTTTGCTTTACAATTTGCTGTCCTTCATACTGATGGTGGCTGTTTTATTTATTGGTGCCATTATTCCTAGTCCATTAATCATTAAGCCTACGCCAATGGCATTTTATATTGGTCTGATGTTAAGTACAGTGGGTATTTTCGTGATTAAGAGGGCTTTTAGAAACTACAGCACTGGTGCCTTCCTAGGATTTAAAAAAGAGAGCGAACATCCAACGTTAAATGTCGAAGGTCTTCAAAGCAAAGTTAGGCATCCGTTATACACCGGTACTATTATGATTTTTGTCGGGTATCTTATCTACAACCCTCTACTTTCTAGCGCAGTTACTTTGCTAGCATTAATCATCTACTTACCGATCGGTATACGACTTGAAGAACAAAAACTGATAGATAAGTTCGGGGATGAATACCAAACTTATAAACGAAATGTCCCCGCTATTTTCCCAAGGATCACATTTTTCAAAAACTAG
- the deoC gene encoding deoxyribose-phosphate aldolase gives MEINRYIEHTNLKPTITDKEVDNLVQEAISNEFVGVCLPPFWVKRAARELAPTDIQLVTVIGFPLGYQMTESKLLEIDKAINNGANELDIVMNISAFKAGMPWAKIELAKCAQLIHEAGCMMKVIIETSYLSDNEVISATQLCAQAGADFVKTSTGFSTHGATAHHVSLMRKNAPSNVGVKASGGIRDLVSAKEMIAAGADRLGTSSGLEIMKALNS, from the coding sequence ATGGAAATTAACCGCTACATAGAACATACAAACTTAAAGCCTACGATCACCGATAAGGAGGTCGACAACTTGGTACAAGAAGCTATTTCAAATGAATTTGTTGGCGTTTGTTTGCCGCCGTTTTGGGTAAAAAGAGCGGCAAGAGAATTGGCACCAACGGATATTCAATTGGTCACTGTAATTGGCTTTCCCTTGGGTTATCAGATGACAGAATCCAAGCTACTCGAAATTGATAAAGCCATTAATAATGGAGCCAATGAGTTGGATATTGTTATGAATATATCGGCTTTTAAAGCAGGAATGCCTTGGGCTAAGATTGAGTTGGCAAAATGTGCTCAACTTATTCATGAAGCCGGCTGCATGATGAAGGTAATCATAGAGACCTCTTATTTATCGGACAATGAAGTCATCAGTGCAACACAACTTTGCGCTCAAGCCGGGGCAGATTTTGTGAAGACATCCACAGGTTTTTCTACCCACGGTGCTACTGCACATCATGTTTCTTTAATGCGGAAAAATGCTCCATCAAATGTTGGGGTCAAGGCATCGGGTGGAATAAGAGATTTGGTGTCGGCTAAAGAGATGATAGCTGCTGGCGCTGATAGGTTGGGAACTTCATCTGGGTTGGAGATTATGAAGGCCCTAAATTCTTAG
- a CDS encoding NAD(P)-dependent oxidoreductase, whose translation MTAISIGIIKEGKIPVDHRVPLTPEQVKEILTKHPNIHVKCQRSDIRCFKDEEYAAAGAHLVDDVSDCEIILGVKEVPLSMLSAGKTHFFFSHTIKKQEYNRGLLQEILKKNIRLIDWECLTNQNGQRLIAFGRYAGIVGAYNGILTFGKRYNLFHLRPAHECFDLDDMKTEYVKVNLPPVKIVVTGGGRVSKGAMEVLNGMGIRKVSPAEFVNEYFNGPVYTQLNTRDYNRRIGNGNFDRDEFYKDPSQYESAFLPYAQKADVIIAGAFWDPKAPVLFTKEDIVQSDFKVRVIADITCDIEGSIPSTKQPATIDNPVYDYNPSNDRVEAPYSDEGNITVMAVDNLPCELPRNASEDFGKEFLNHILPNLIGEDVDDIIKRASITENGKLTERYSYLQDYVNGN comes from the coding sequence ATGACAGCAATTAGTATCGGCATAATAAAGGAAGGGAAAATTCCGGTAGACCATCGGGTTCCATTGACGCCAGAACAGGTCAAAGAAATCCTTACAAAACATCCAAATATTCATGTCAAATGTCAACGCAGCGATATTCGTTGTTTTAAAGATGAAGAATATGCCGCTGCTGGTGCTCATCTTGTTGATGATGTGAGCGATTGTGAAATCATTCTAGGGGTAAAAGAAGTGCCACTTTCTATGCTTTCGGCAGGAAAAACGCACTTTTTCTTTTCGCATACCATCAAGAAGCAAGAGTATAACAGAGGATTACTTCAAGAAATACTTAAGAAAAATATCCGCTTAATAGATTGGGAGTGTTTGACGAATCAAAATGGTCAGCGCTTGATCGCTTTTGGTCGTTATGCAGGAATCGTGGGTGCATACAATGGGATTTTAACTTTTGGTAAGCGCTACAACTTGTTTCATCTACGTCCCGCGCACGAGTGCTTCGATTTAGATGACATGAAAACGGAATATGTCAAAGTGAATTTGCCACCCGTGAAAATAGTGGTGACAGGTGGAGGTCGTGTTTCTAAGGGAGCTATGGAAGTGCTTAATGGTATGGGAATAAGAAAAGTAAGTCCAGCCGAATTTGTCAATGAATACTTCAACGGCCCAGTTTATACGCAACTGAATACGCGCGATTACAACAGAAGAATCGGTAATGGTAATTTTGACCGAGACGAATTTTATAAGGACCCTAGTCAATATGAGTCTGCATTTTTACCCTATGCTCAAAAGGCAGATGTGATCATAGCTGGCGCTTTCTGGGACCCAAAAGCGCCAGTGCTTTTCACTAAAGAAGATATTGTTCAGTCAGATTTTAAAGTACGTGTGATTGCGGACATAACCTGTGATATAGAGGGTTCTATTCCTTCCACAAAACAGCCCGCAACGATTGATAACCCAGTTTACGATTATAACCCTAGTAATGATCGTGTCGAGGCGCCATATTCCGATGAGGGAAATATTACGGTGATGGCCGTGGACAATTTGCCATGTGAATTACCTAGAAATGCATCAGAAGATTTTGGTAAAGAATTCTTAAACCACATTCTGCCTAATTTAATTGGCGAAGATGTAGATGATATAATCAAGCGTGCATCGATTACCGAAAATGGTAAACTGACCGAACGCTACAGTTACTTGCAAGACTATGTAAATGGAAATTAA
- a CDS encoding antibiotic biosynthesis monooxygenase family protein, with protein MSNNKTTVKELVHYTVKAEHLQEYSTVVLPELRTFLSSQSGFIAHECLLANTNDGHLVDIVVWEDMDSAKASAAEWQRRTKAGDFSNMIAAIDKVEFFDHLTPIS; from the coding sequence ATGAGCAACAACAAAACAACGGTAAAGGAACTGGTTCATTACACAGTAAAAGCCGAACACCTTCAAGAGTATAGTACCGTAGTACTTCCAGAATTAAGAACATTTTTATCCAGCCAAAGTGGCTTTATAGCCCATGAATGCTTGTTGGCCAATACGAATGATGGTCATTTAGTAGATATAGTGGTTTGGGAGGATATGGATTCCGCAAAGGCCTCGGCAGCCGAATGGCAAAGGAGAACCAAGGCAGGGGATTTTTCAAATATGATCGCGGCTATCGACAAAGTAGAATTTTTTGATCACTTAACACCAATATCATGA
- a CDS encoding MGH1-like glycoside hydrolase domain-containing protein yields the protein MSIENQEKLFNQASQILNDNTWDGRYTVPSANLYPYQWNWDSGFVAMGFAHFDVSRAMRELKSLFEGQWANGMLPHIVFHSKKREGYFPGPSYWESKKVAIAPRHVGTSGITQPPVHGFILEQIFNLHPGNEEVKDFVTAFYPKILNLHRYFYEYRDPNKEGLAFIFHPWASGRDNSPLWDDLVKTIQIKPGDIPPYKRYDNLKADPSERPSDKDYDIYVYLMELGKRHQYDGKEIAKDCPFLVQDTLFNAMLIRSNEALIKLGSKLGLDTKEVEEWNAQSKITFDQKLWVESLLSYAPYDLQNDRHIALKEIGAFTSLYAGIPSDNRASILNDYITSIANRPDGFRVMPSFDPDHNIFDARRYWKGPIWPQMNWLVHQGLARYDFKETANQVKSDFLELVDNLGFHEYFDPRKSVADQLKHGYGGNHFSWTAAVVLDFIADS from the coding sequence ATGTCCATAGAAAACCAAGAAAAACTTTTTAATCAGGCCAGCCAAATCCTAAATGATAATACTTGGGATGGGAGGTACACAGTACCCAGCGCCAACTTGTATCCATATCAATGGAATTGGGATTCTGGATTTGTGGCCATGGGGTTTGCACATTTCGATGTAAGTCGTGCTATGCGCGAATTAAAAAGTCTCTTTGAAGGCCAATGGGCAAATGGTATGTTGCCACATATTGTTTTTCATAGCAAAAAGCGAGAAGGATATTTCCCAGGGCCGTCCTATTGGGAATCAAAAAAAGTGGCCATCGCCCCAAGACATGTAGGAACCTCAGGAATCACTCAGCCACCTGTGCATGGCTTTATTTTGGAGCAGATATTCAATTTGCACCCTGGAAATGAAGAAGTAAAAGACTTTGTGACCGCCTTTTACCCCAAAATCCTGAACCTTCACCGATATTTTTATGAGTACCGCGACCCAAATAAAGAGGGGCTCGCTTTTATATTTCACCCTTGGGCATCGGGAAGAGATAATTCACCACTTTGGGATGATTTGGTAAAGACTATTCAAATCAAACCCGGAGATATCCCCCCTTATAAACGCTACGACAACCTAAAGGCAGATCCATCTGAACGACCCTCAGATAAAGATTATGATATCTATGTTTATCTGATGGAGTTGGGGAAAAGACATCAATATGATGGAAAAGAAATTGCAAAAGATTGCCCATTCTTAGTGCAAGACACCCTCTTCAATGCCATGCTGATACGCTCAAATGAGGCTTTGATAAAACTTGGTTCGAAACTTGGCTTGGATACTAAAGAAGTAGAAGAGTGGAATGCTCAAAGCAAGATTACTTTTGACCAAAAGCTGTGGGTTGAATCGCTACTAAGCTATGCGCCCTACGATTTACAAAACGATCGGCATATTGCACTAAAAGAAATAGGCGCTTTTACATCGCTTTATGCAGGAATTCCTTCTGATAATCGAGCATCGATTTTGAATGACTACATCACATCAATAGCCAACCGACCGGATGGCTTTCGAGTCATGCCAAGTTTCGATCCAGATCACAACATCTTTGACGCGCGGAGGTATTGGAAAGGGCCAATTTGGCCTCAAATGAATTGGCTAGTCCATCAAGGGTTGGCGCGTTATGATTTCAAGGAAACCGCAAATCAAGTAAAGTCGGATTTTTTAGAATTAGTTGATAACTTAGGTTTTCACGAATATTTCGACCCCAGAAAGTCTGTCGCAGATCAGTTGAAGCATGGTTATGGAGGAAACCATTTTTCATGGACTGCAGCGGTCGTATTAGACTTTATTGCTGATTCATGA